The uncultured Flavobacterium sp. genome has a window encoding:
- a CDS encoding aldose 1-epimerase family protein translates to MNTTISNSTLSASIKHSGAELFSLKNNQDKEFIWEGNPDFWGKHSPVLFPIVGTLKNNIYTINGIEYQLPRHGFARDMEFQLIKKNENSAVFSLQSNEETLKKYPFSFELQLIYTLNEATLDIEYKVINKGETKMPFSIGAHPALALPEAFENYAFEFEKKEILEYYLLENDLISNKTKALETSNNLVPLNYKLFENDALIFKTLESNSLTILENSKPYIKVDFEDFPSLGIWTKEKAPFICIEPWLGYSDTAENSGNLFEKEGILVLDGYQTFQAKFSIQIL, encoded by the coding sequence TTGAATACAACTATTTCAAATTCAACATTAAGCGCATCAATTAAACACTCCGGAGCAGAATTATTTTCGTTAAAAAACAATCAAGACAAAGAATTTATCTGGGAAGGTAATCCTGATTTCTGGGGAAAACACTCTCCTGTTCTATTCCCGATTGTTGGAACTTTAAAAAACAACATTTATACTATTAATGGCATTGAATATCAATTACCCCGACACGGTTTTGCTCGTGATATGGAATTTCAATTGATTAAAAAAAATGAAAATAGCGCTGTTTTTTCATTGCAATCTAATGAAGAGACTTTAAAAAAATATCCATTCTCATTTGAATTACAACTTATTTATACTTTAAATGAAGCAACATTAGATATCGAATACAAAGTAATTAATAAAGGTGAAACTAAAATGCCTTTTTCTATTGGAGCTCATCCTGCTTTAGCTTTACCCGAAGCTTTTGAAAATTATGCTTTTGAATTCGAAAAGAAAGAAATCCTCGAATATTATCTTTTAGAAAATGATTTAATTTCAAACAAAACTAAAGCTTTAGAAACTTCTAATAATTTAGTTCCCTTAAACTATAAATTGTTTGAAAATGATGCTTTAATTTTTAAGACATTAGAATCAAATTCACTTACAATCCTTGAGAATTCAAAACCTTATATAAAAGTTGATTTCGAAGATTTTCCTAGTTTAGGAATTTGGACAAAAGAAAAAGCTCCGTTTATATGTATCGAACCATGGTTGGGATATTCTGACACTGCCGAAAACTCAGGCAATTTATTTGAAAAAGAAGGAATTTTAGTTTTGGACGGTTATCAAACTTTCCAGGCAAAATTTAGTATACAAATATTATAA
- a CDS encoding GNAT family N-acetyltransferase, with the protein MLAFNFTPFPTIETERLLLRRVTNDDVNEVFELRSNPETMKYIPRPLVKNTEDALELIDSIEDKIVTNIGINWGITLKDNPKLLGIIGYYRMQPENYRAEIGYILLPEFQGKGIISEAVNQLIKYGFEDLKLHSIEAIIDPENFGSERVLQKCGFVKEAHLKEVVFYEGRFLDSVIYSLLNSK; encoded by the coding sequence ATGCTGGCATTCAATTTTACTCCGTTTCCAACAATAGAAACAGAACGTTTATTATTAAGAAGGGTTACAAATGACGATGTAAATGAAGTTTTTGAATTGCGTTCAAATCCTGAAACCATGAAATATATTCCCAGACCTTTAGTAAAAAATACCGAAGATGCTTTGGAACTTATTGACTCGATTGAAGATAAAATCGTCACAAATATCGGGATTAATTGGGGAATCACTTTAAAAGACAATCCTAAACTACTTGGCATTATTGGCTATTACAGAATGCAGCCTGAAAACTATCGTGCAGAAATTGGCTATATTTTACTTCCTGAATTTCAAGGAAAAGGAATTATATCAGAAGCTGTAAATCAATTAATTAAATATGGCTTTGAAGATTTAAAATTACATTCCATTGAAGCTATTATTGATCCTGAAAACTTTGGTTCTGAAAGGGTATTGCAAAAATGTGGTTTTGTAAAAGAAGCACATCTTAAGGAAGTTGTGTTTTACGAAGGACGTTTTTTAGATTCTGTAATCTACTCATTACTAAACAGTAAGTAA
- a CDS encoding DUF3575 domain-containing protein — MKKFLILLVLFFSIHSQSQTFIKFNAATALLAVPNVGIETSIGKKMTFSVDVMASFWESFDGHSPMKFYTLTPEIRYHFKEKYNGFYVGGHAGPDFYEIQKWNYWNTNEYEHGFGYRLGVTVGYNIKLSNKFLLDVFAGGGWHQGFYHGYYNDGTPGRYEKAPNWNKSGEWLPYRGGVMISYKL, encoded by the coding sequence ATGAAAAAGTTTTTAATCCTACTTGTTCTTTTCTTTTCTATTCATTCTCAAAGTCAGACTTTTATTAAATTTAATGCCGCTACGGCTTTATTAGCAGTACCAAATGTTGGGATCGAAACCAGTATTGGAAAAAAAATGACTTTTAGTGTTGATGTAATGGCATCTTTTTGGGAATCTTTTGACGGTCATAGTCCCATGAAATTCTATACGTTGACTCCTGAAATCCGTTATCACTTTAAAGAAAAATACAATGGTTTTTATGTAGGTGGACACGCTGGTCCTGATTTTTACGAAATACAAAAATGGAATTATTGGAACACCAACGAATACGAACACGGCTTTGGTTACCGCTTAGGAGTGACAGTTGGATACAATATCAAATTAAGTAATAAATTTTTATTAGACGTTTTTGCAGGCGGTGGCTGGCATCAAGGTTTTTACCATGGTTATTATAACGATGGAACACCTGGAAGATATGAAAAAGCACCAAACTGGAATAAAAGTGGAGAATGGCTTCCTTACCGTGGCGGCGTTATGATTTCTTATAAATTATAA
- a CDS encoding VF530 family protein, which translates to MQNQSKDPLHGITLQKILESLVDHYGFDTLAELIPIKCFTSNPSIKSSLTFLRKTDWARKKIEDLYVKSLPKFTK; encoded by the coding sequence ATGCAAAATCAATCTAAAGATCCTTTACACGGAATTACACTTCAAAAAATATTAGAATCACTAGTTGATCATTATGGTTTCGATACTTTAGCAGAATTAATCCCTATAAAATGCTTTACATCAAATCCTAGTATCAAATCAAGTTTAACTTTTTTAAGAAAAACCGATTGGGCTCGTAAAAAGATAGAAGATTTATATGTAAAATCTTTGCCTAAGTTTACCAAATGA
- the smpB gene encoding SsrA-binding protein SmpB, whose translation MLKTVNILNKRARFDYEIIDTYTAGIVLSGTEIKSIRLGKANITESFCEFNNLELFAINTYIEEYSFGNQFNHKSRSERKLLLNKKELKTLHKNVQAKGLTIVPLKLFTNEKGLAKLQIGLCKGKKNYDKRESLKEQDTKRDLDRIKKAYN comes from the coding sequence ATGTTAAAAACAGTCAATATACTTAATAAAAGAGCTCGATTTGATTATGAGATAATCGACACTTATACTGCCGGAATTGTTTTATCCGGAACCGAAATCAAATCAATACGCTTAGGAAAAGCTAATATTACCGAAAGTTTTTGTGAATTTAACAATCTTGAACTTTTTGCTATTAATACTTATATAGAAGAATATTCTTTTGGAAATCAATTTAATCATAAATCAAGAAGCGAGAGAAAATTACTTTTAAACAAAAAAGAATTAAAAACCCTTCATAAAAACGTTCAGGCAAAAGGACTTACAATTGTTCCTTTAAAATTGTTTACGAATGAAAAAGGATTAGCAAAATTGCAAATAGGTCTTTGTAAAGGAAAGAAGAATTACGACAAACGTGAATCTCTTAAAGAACAAGACACCAAGCGAGACTTAGACCGAATAAAAAAAGCTTATAACTAA
- a CDS encoding Fic family protein, which yields MKSLLKNAREQKGLKTREVAQLLGIDQALISKFESGSRKPTKDQIVKLSQLLEIDYETLMVAWLKEKILYEIGDDEFALKALEVAEQEIKYNKTVSKLKLSTTLEKILNEIDILKEKLDTYRQFDSYKISQALELEYTFESNRIEGNTMTLRETDLVINEGLTISGKSMREHLETINHQEAIGFIKDLMQKNNSLNERDLLSIHNLILRGIIPEDAGRYRKVQVMIKGSSYMPPQPLMVPQEMEEYFIWYEINKNKLHPVILAAEMHERLVTIHPFIDGNGRTSRLIMNLILMQKGYLIANIKGDYENRMQYYQTLEIAQTKKDKEDFLLFIAQIEKESLERYIGILTQ from the coding sequence ATGAAATCGCTTCTTAAAAATGCAAGAGAACAAAAGGGTCTAAAAACCCGTGAAGTAGCACAATTACTTGGTATTGATCAGGCTTTGATAAGCAAATTTGAAAGTGGTTCACGCAAACCAACTAAAGATCAAATTGTAAAGTTATCACAACTTTTAGAGATTGATTATGAAACTCTAATGGTTGCATGGCTAAAAGAAAAAATTCTATATGAAATTGGCGATGATGAATTTGCATTAAAAGCACTGGAAGTTGCTGAGCAGGAAATCAAATATAATAAAACAGTTTCAAAATTAAAATTATCAACCACTTTAGAAAAAATCCTAAACGAAATTGATATTCTTAAAGAAAAACTGGACACTTATAGACAATTTGATAGTTATAAAATCAGTCAGGCTCTTGAGCTCGAATATACTTTTGAGAGTAATAGAATTGAAGGAAACACAATGACACTTCGTGAGACTGATTTAGTTATAAATGAAGGTTTGACCATTTCAGGAAAAAGTATGCGCGAGCATCTTGAAACTATTAATCATCAGGAAGCAATAGGTTTCATCAAAGATCTGATGCAAAAAAACAATAGCTTAAATGAACGTGATCTTTTATCAATCCATAATTTAATTTTACGTGGTATAATTCCTGAAGATGCGGGTCGCTATCGAAAAGTACAAGTCATGATTAAGGGAAGTAGTTATATGCCCCCACAACCTTTGATGGTTCCTCAGGAAATGGAAGAATATTTTATTTGGTATGAAATCAATAAAAATAAATTACATCCTGTTATTCTGGCTGCTGAAATGCATGAAAGATTAGTTACAATTCATCCTTTTATTGACGGAAACGGTAGAACTTCCCGATTAATCATGAATTTAATTTTAATGCAAAAAGGCTATTTAATAGCTAATATAAAAGGAGATTATGAAAACAGGATGCAATACTATCAAACATTAGAAATAGCACAAACGAAAAAAGATAAAGAAGATTTTTTGCTTTTCATCGCTCAAATCGAGAAGGAAAGCTTAGAAAGATATATTGGAATTCTTACGCAATAA
- a CDS encoding protein-L-isoaspartate(D-aspartate) O-methyltransferase has product MKDTAKHQGLRNQLVSTLEQKGITDRAVLDAIKKIPRHLFLNSSFEDYAYQDKAFPIGAGQTISQPYTVAFQSQLLEVKKEHKILEIGTGSGYQTAVLCMLGAKVYSIERQNELFKTTSNLFPKLNIRPKHLSFGDGYKGLPSYAPFDSIIVTAGAPFIPQPLMAQLKIGGRLVIPLGEDVQIMTLLIRKNETQFEKHEFGEFRFVPLLEDKN; this is encoded by the coding sequence TTGAAAGATACTGCCAAACATCAAGGACTTCGTAATCAATTAGTAAGCACTTTAGAACAAAAAGGAATTACTGACAGAGCGGTCTTGGATGCGATAAAAAAAATCCCAAGACACCTTTTTTTAAATTCAAGTTTTGAAGATTACGCTTATCAAGATAAGGCTTTTCCTATAGGAGCAGGGCAGACTATTTCGCAACCTTACACGGTTGCTTTTCAATCGCAACTATTAGAAGTTAAAAAAGAGCATAAAATTCTTGAAATTGGTACAGGATCTGGTTATCAGACTGCAGTTTTATGTATGTTGGGAGCTAAAGTTTATAGTATTGAAAGACAGAATGAGTTGTTTAAAACAACTTCTAATTTGTTTCCTAAGTTAAATATACGCCCCAAACATTTGTCTTTTGGAGATGGTTACAAAGGTTTGCCAAGTTATGCACCGTTTGATAGTATTATTGTAACGGCAGGTGCTCCGTTTATTCCGCAGCCATTAATGGCTCAGTTAAAAATAGGAGGGAGATTGGTAATTCCGTTAGGCGAAGATGTTCAGATTATGACTTTGCTGATTCGAAAAAATGAAACTCAATTTGAAAAACATGAGTTTGGAGAGTTTAGATTTGTTCCTTTATTAGAAGATAAAAATTAA
- a CDS encoding Gfo/Idh/MocA family oxidoreductase: MLKVGVLGAGHLGKIHLRLLQQSDKYELVGFYDENQENAERISKEFGYKNFSTIAKLIHAVDVIDIVTPTLSHYKCAKVAIKSGKHIFIEKPIANTVEEAEEIIALAKEHNVKGQVGHVERFNPAFIATKNMIENPMFIETHRLAEFNPRGTDVPVVLDLMIHDIDAILSVVNSKVKSINASGVSVISDTPDIANARIEFENGCVANLTASRISMKNMRKTRFFQRDAYISVDFLEKRCEVVRMKDAPEVPGDFDMILQNAEGVKKQIYFTNPDVEQNNAILDELESFANAINTNTTPVVTLEQATDALRVAYQIIDCFDK; the protein is encoded by the coding sequence ATGTTAAAAGTAGGAGTTTTAGGTGCTGGTCATCTTGGTAAAATACATTTACGCTTATTACAACAATCTGACAAATACGAATTAGTTGGATTTTACGACGAAAATCAAGAAAATGCCGAAAGAATTTCAAAAGAATTCGGTTATAAAAACTTCAGTACAATTGCAAAATTAATCCACGCCGTGGATGTTATCGATATTGTAACACCAACACTTTCGCACTATAAATGTGCTAAAGTAGCCATCAAATCAGGAAAACATATCTTTATTGAAAAACCAATTGCCAATACTGTTGAGGAAGCTGAAGAAATTATTGCTTTGGCAAAAGAACACAACGTAAAAGGGCAAGTTGGTCATGTTGAGCGCTTTAATCCAGCGTTTATTGCTACAAAAAACATGATCGAAAATCCAATGTTTATAGAAACGCATCGTTTGGCAGAGTTCAATCCGCGTGGTACAGATGTTCCTGTGGTACTGGATTTAATGATTCACGATATTGATGCTATTTTAAGTGTTGTAAACTCAAAAGTAAAAAGTATCAACGCAAGTGGAGTTTCTGTAATTAGTGACACTCCGGATATTGCCAATGCAAGAATCGAATTTGAAAACGGTTGTGTTGCCAATTTAACTGCAAGCAGAATTTCGATGAAAAACATGCGTAAAACACGATTTTTTCAAAGAGATGCTTACATTTCAGTTGATTTTCTAGAGAAAAGATGTGAAGTCGTTCGTATGAAAGATGCTCCTGAAGTTCCAGGTGATTTTGATATGATTCTGCAAAATGCCGAAGGCGTAAAAAAACAAATCTATTTCACCAATCCGGATGTAGAGCAAAACAATGCAATTTTAGACGAATTAGAGTCATTTGCAAATGCAATAAATACTAACACTACACCAGTTGTAACTCTTGAACAAGCAACAGATGCACTAAGAGTAGCGTATCAGATTATTGATTGTTTCGATAAATAA
- a CDS encoding 3-hydroxyacyl-CoA dehydrogenase NAD-binding domain-containing protein, translated as MKTIAVIGAGTMGNGIAHTFAQSGFTVKLIDVSEKSLDKGMATIAANLDRMLSKGTITQEEVAKTITNIITYTDIKDGVVGVDLVVEAATENVELKLNIFKQLNEACSHNTILATNTSSISITQIGAVVAHPERVIGMHFMNPVPIMKLVEIIRGYNTSDEVTKIIMDLSEKLGKTPVEVNDYPGFVANRILMPMLNEAIETLYNKVAGVYEIDTVMKLGMGHPMGPLQLADFIGLDVCLAILNVMYEGFKNPKYAPCPLLVNMVRAGKLGVKSGEGFYDYSESKKAEKISKQFILS; from the coding sequence ATGAAAACTATAGCTGTAATTGGTGCAGGAACAATGGGTAACGGAATTGCTCATACATTTGCACAAAGTGGTTTTACTGTAAAACTAATTGATGTTTCTGAGAAATCATTAGATAAAGGAATGGCAACTATTGCCGCTAACTTAGACAGAATGTTGTCTAAAGGAACAATAACTCAGGAAGAAGTTGCAAAAACGATCACCAATATTATTACCTATACTGATATTAAAGACGGTGTTGTTGGTGTAGATTTAGTAGTTGAAGCTGCTACTGAAAATGTAGAGTTAAAACTTAACATTTTCAAGCAATTAAACGAAGCTTGCTCTCACAATACTATTCTAGCAACCAATACTTCATCGATCTCCATTACACAAATTGGAGCTGTTGTAGCACATCCGGAACGTGTTATTGGAATGCATTTTATGAATCCGGTGCCAATTATGAAATTGGTCGAAATCATTCGCGGATACAATACCAGCGACGAAGTGACTAAAATCATCATGGATTTATCTGAAAAATTAGGTAAAACTCCAGTTGAAGTAAATGATTATCCGGGTTTTGTGGCAAATAGAATTTTAATGCCGATGCTAAACGAAGCAATCGAAACGTTATATAATAAAGTAGCCGGTGTTTACGAAATTGACACTGTAATGAAATTAGGAATGGGACATCCAATGGGACCACTTCAATTAGCCGATTTTATTGGTCTTGACGTTTGTCTTGCTATTCTGAATGTCATGTACGAAGGTTTCAAAAATCCTAAATATGCTCCTTGTCCACTATTAGTGAATATGGTAAGAGCCGGAAAATTAGGTGTAAAATCTGGTGAAGGTTTTTATGATTATAGTGAAAGTAAAAAAGCAGAGAAAATCTCTAAGCAGTTTATTCTTTCATAA